The Christiangramia forsetii KT0803 DNA segment TCCTACCTGGTAATCCAGTGATCAAAACCGGTGGAGAAAAAGCGATTGGAGCGATCTCTTCTGCTCCCTGGGGATCTTCTCTAGTATGCCTTATTTCTTACGGATATATCAAAATGCTTGGAACGGGAGGACTACAACAGGCCACTGAATATGCCATTTTAAATGCTAACTACATTAAAGCAAGGCTAAACGATCATTATAAAACCCTGTATTCAGGAGAAAGAGGACGTGCAGCGCACGAAATGATTATTGATTGTCGCCCATTCAAAGAACAAGGTATTGAAGTAACAGACATTGCGAAAAGACTGATAGATTATGGTTTCCATTCTCCTACTGTTTCTTTTCCGGTTGCAGGAACCATGATGATTGAACCTACAGAAAGTGAAAGCAAACCTGAATTGGATCGTTTTTGTGATGCCTTAATTTCTATTAGAAAAGAGATTGATGAAGTTTCTGTAGATGATTCTAATAATGTTTTGAAAAATGCGCCACATACTATTCATATGTTAACTTCAGATGAATGGAAACTCCCTTACTCTAGAGAGAAAGCGGCTTATCCATTAGATCATTTACACGACAACAAATTCTGGCCAAGTGTCCGCAGGGTTGATGAGGCTTTTGGAGACAGAAATCTTATGTGTACCTGTCCGCCAACTGAAGAATATGCCGAAGCTTAATATTTAAAAAATGTCTCTAATAGTAAAAACCTGTCAGACGGCAGGTTTTTTTTCGACCAAAAAAATAACTATTTTAAGCGGGTTTTAAGATATTTATTTAAATTGTGACCCTAACAACAAGAAAGTCAGATGAACTGCAAAATTACCGGAACGGGAAGTTATATACCAAATGTCGTTACAAAAAATGCTGACTTTGATCAACATAAGTTCTTCAATCTTGACGGATCTAACTTTCCCCATGATAATGAAACCACCATTAGAAAATTCAAGGCGATCACGGGGATTGAAGAAAGACGTTATCTAGACGAAAATCTTACCACTTCCGATATTGCTGTAATCGCAAGTCAGAAAGCGATTGAAAGCTCTGGAATAGACCCTGAAACACTAGATTATATTATTGTGGCTCATAATTATGGAGATGTAAAATCAAAATCCATTCAAAGTGACACTGTTCCCAGTTTAGCAACCAGAGTCAAAGCTCATCTAAGAATAAAGAATCCAAAATGTGTTGGGTATGATCTCCTGTTCGGTTGTCCAGGCTGGATAGAAGGAATGATCCAAGCACAGGCCTTTATTAAGGCAGGAATTGCCAAAAAATGCCTTATTATTGGCGCTGAAGCTCTTTCGAGAGTCGTAGATAAGCATGACAGGGATTCCATGATATTTTCAGACGGTGCCGGTGCGGTAATCCTTGAAGCTACGGATGCTGAATCTGGATCTGGAATACTTTCTCACGAATCGGCAACTTATTCTTTTCAGGAATCTGAATATATCTATTTTGGAAAATCCAATCATTCTGATGCTCCTGAAGACATCAGGTATATTAAAATGCATGGTAGAAAGATCTATGAATTCGCTTTGGTAAACGTTCCAAAAGCGATGAAGGAATGTCTGGAAAATAGTGGAAAGTCAATTAAGGATCTTAAAAAGATTTTCATTCATCAGGCGAATGAAAAAATGGACCATGCTATTATTCAGCGATTTTATAAGTTACATGGGATGACCCCTCCCGAGAATGTAATGCCTATGACCATTCACGAACTCGGTAATAGCAGTGTAGCAACTGTTCCTACTCTTTTTGACCTTGTTCAAAGAGGAAAAATAGACAACCAAAAGCTTGAAAAAGGAGATGTGGTTATGTTTGCAAGTGTTGGTGCGGGAATGAACATTAATGCTATTACCTATCAGATCTAAAATGTACGAGCAGAATTTTCCTGAAAAGCGCTATCAGAAAACCTTAAAATTTTTAAAAGAAATAGTCCCTCCACCTGCTAAAATATTGGACCTGGGAGTTAAAAATCCTTTTTCTGAAATTATGGTCGAAAATGGCTACGAAGTTACCAACACTTCAGGAGAAGATTTGGACGATAATTTTAAAGCGGTTAAAAATGCAGAATATGACCTGGTTACGGCATTTGAGATTTTCGAACATCTGCTTGCTCCATATAATATTCTTCGTGAAATAAAAGCAAAAAAAATTATCGCTAGTGTTCCGCTTAAACTATGGTTTTCCTCAGCTTACAGGAGTAAAACCGATCAATGGGATCGCCATTATCATGAGTTTGAAGACTGGCAATTCGATTGGCTTTTTGAGAAAAGCGGCTGGGAAATTAAGAAAAGTATTAAATGGGCTCATCCTGTAAATAAAATAGGAATTCGCCCTGTTTTAAGAAAATTTACTCCGAGGTATTATCTAACTTACGCAGAGAAAGTTAACGAATAAGAGAGATATGTGTTACTTCTGGTTGAAAATCTGATTCATTCGGGAAATCCAGTTTAACCCAATAATCATCGGAAGGCATTGCTACACCATTAAAGTTTCCATCCCATTCTTCATCAGGACCCCTTAATACGGTTAAAAGCTTTCCATATCTGTCGAAAATATAGCAATTAAACTGCTTGTTACACTCTGGGCTAGTAATTTGAACCCGCCATCGATCATTTATACCATCGGAGTTTGGGCTAAAAAATTTAGGATAACTATAGCAAATTTTCTCATCACCATCACTACTACAATTCAATGTGAAATTCTCTATTAAAATTTCACATGAATCTGCTACCAACGTAACTTCCTCATATTCTCCCTCAGAGAGGTCTTCTAAGGTTATTGTCCCGTTAAGATCTGAAACTATCGCTAAGTTCTTCTCGCTCCCATTTACGAAATAAAATAGTTCAAATTCGCTATTCGGGGTAAATCCGGTAACTTTTACAATACCTTCACTATCTGAACTACATATTGGACTCTGTATTATTTCTACAGCATAATTAGCACCATTAAAATTTAAATTTAAGGTCTCATCAAAATAATAATTGCAATTAGCTATTTCTATATAAAAATTTGAATATTGGGCTCCTTTCAGGTTTTCGATAAGTAAAATTCCTTCACTATCTGAGGTTAGCTCTAATTCAATAGTTTCTTCGGAATCTACCATGAAAGAAACCAGGTAATTTTCAAATTCCTCAAGATTCCTAATCTCAATCGCCCCATCTGCAGTACTACATTCACTTACTAGCTGGAAATTAAAGAACGGTTCGATTTCACCTAATGGATTTACTTCCAGTTTTATTGAAAAACTATTACTACAGTTCTCATAATCAATTTGAAAGTTTGAATACTCTCCCGGCTCTACATCAGAAATAGTTATTTCACCTATAGCATCACTTGAAAATTGAACCATTTCCCTCGGAATACCATTATAGTCATAGCCGATAGAAAACGTTTCATTAACTGGAAGATTACTAATATGAATACTGTTTCCTTCTAAACTAGTACAATCTGAGGAAACCACTGAAAATTCAGGTTCAAGTGTTTCTTCTTCAGAAATTTCAAATTCTTCTGAAAATTCAAAGACACATCCATCTTTTCTTACCTCAATATTATTGTAAATACCAGCTTCTAAATTCTGCAAGGTATATTCACCATTTTCATCACTTGAAAATTCGAGTTCAATAAAGCTATTATTATCGTGTTCGAAGTTCAATAAGTAAGATTCATTTGGCTCCAAACCAGAAAGGATAAAGCCTATATTCCTACCGGAACATTGCGAGTTAGTTGGATTAATTGCCAACCCTTCCATCTGGTCATCAAAATTTAAAATCCAAACAGCTCCTTCATTGTCTTTTGATGCCCCGACGACAACCTTTAAAGGGTCTTGTTTTTTTAAATAGCTTAAAGAAATACCAAAAATATCCCCTGAATTTAACTCCCCTTCAAAACCTCCAACTTTATAAGAAAAAGGAAAACTCTCACTTACAGTTCCATCGTTATTTAATTCAATTAGATAAAACGCTCCCGTTGTTGTATTTGTTTCGGGATTTATACAGCGGGCACAACCCACCAGAATTTCAATTAAACCATCAGAATCAATATCTGAATATCCATCTATAGATTTCCCGAAAATAGCATTATTATTTAGATCAAAGCTTCCTCCTCCCTGCGTATAAGAAATTTTCTTATGTTTTTTCACTCGACCGTTAGAATCTAAAAATAAAATATAAACCGAGCCAAAGTCTGTTCCTCCATCATCATCCCGGTAGGATCCTACTGCGATCTCTTTTATACCATCACCATCCAAATCTTTTAGGATAGCAATAGATCCACCAAAGAAATCTTCAGAATCCAGATCTACATTAAAATTGCCTTCAGTTTCACTAATCTTGGAATAACTGTTTACTGTAAAATCAGAATTCAGGAAAAGAACCCAAATTGCTCCGGCTCCGGGATTGCCATCATAATCTCTTCTCGCACTAACAATAATATCTTCAATCCCATCATTATTTAAATCTCCAATATTTCCTATATCAGTTCCAAAAACAACATCACCATTAAACTGACCGGTAAAATCACCTTCAAAATCGCTTATTTTTGAGTGGGCTTTCACAGTCCCATCTGTATTTAAGCTAAGAATCCAAACAGCACCATGCCAATAACCACCATCACCATCATATTCTGCGCCAACAGCCACCTCTACCAACCCGTCATTATTCATATCACCTAGATATGAAACCGAAGCGCCAAAAACATCATTATCATCAAGATCTCCTGTAAAACCACCAGTGGTTGAACTAATCTTTTGAGATTTTAAAACTGTATCATCGGCTTTAAGAAACAATACATATACCGCCCCTCTGTTTGCTCCACCATCATCATCTGTAAATGCTCCAACGATTATATCGCTAATACCGTCATTATTTAAATCTCCAATATTATCTACTGAATAACCAAATTGATCAC contains these protein-coding regions:
- a CDS encoding T9SS type B sorting domain-containing protein; translated protein: MFILFFKTFHSFSQNYEIGCFTKINKQQGNFDQQLDSGDQFGYSVDNIGDLNNDGISDIIVGAFTDDDGGANRGAVYVLFLKADDTVLKSQKISSTTGGFTGDLDDNDVFGASVSYLGDMNNDGLVEVAVGAEYDGDGGYWHGAVWILSLNTDGTVKAHSKISDFEGDFTGQFNGDVVFGTDIGNIGDLNNDGIEDIIVSARRDYDGNPGAGAIWVLFLNSDFTVNSYSKISETEGNFNVDLDSEDFFGGSIAILKDLDGDGIKEIAVGSYRDDDGGTDFGSVYILFLDSNGRVKKHKKISYTQGGGSFDLNNNAIFGKSIDGYSDIDSDGLIEILVGCARCINPETNTTTGAFYLIELNNDGTVSESFPFSYKVGGFEGELNSGDIFGISLSYLKKQDPLKVVVGASKDNEGAVWILNFDDQMEGLAINPTNSQCSGRNIGFILSGLEPNESYLLNFEHDNNSFIELEFSSDENGEYTLQNLEAGIYNNIEVRKDGCVFEFSEEFEISEEETLEPEFSVVSSDCTSLEGNSIHISNLPVNETFSIGYDYNGIPREMVQFSSDAIGEITISDVEPGEYSNFQIDYENCSNSFSIKLEVNPLGEIEPFFNFQLVSECSTADGAIEIRNLEEFENYLVSFMVDSEETIELELTSDSEGILLIENLKGAQYSNFYIEIANCNYYFDETLNLNFNGANYAVEIIQSPICSSDSEGIVKVTGFTPNSEFELFYFVNGSEKNLAIVSDLNGTITLEDLSEGEYEEVTLVADSCEILIENFTLNCSSDGDEKICYSYPKFFSPNSDGINDRWRVQITSPECNKQFNCYIFDRYGKLLTVLRGPDEEWDGNFNGVAMPSDDYWVKLDFPNESDFQPEVTHISLIR
- a CDS encoding methyltransferase domain-containing protein is translated as MYEQNFPEKRYQKTLKFLKEIVPPPAKILDLGVKNPFSEIMVENGYEVTNTSGEDLDDNFKAVKNAEYDLVTAFEIFEHLLAPYNILREIKAKKIIASVPLKLWFSSAYRSKTDQWDRHYHEFEDWQFDWLFEKSGWEIKKSIKWAHPVNKIGIRPVLRKFTPRYYLTYAEKVNE
- a CDS encoding 3-oxoacyl-ACP synthase III family protein, with translation MNCKITGTGSYIPNVVTKNADFDQHKFFNLDGSNFPHDNETTIRKFKAITGIEERRYLDENLTTSDIAVIASQKAIESSGIDPETLDYIIVAHNYGDVKSKSIQSDTVPSLATRVKAHLRIKNPKCVGYDLLFGCPGWIEGMIQAQAFIKAGIAKKCLIIGAEALSRVVDKHDRDSMIFSDGAGAVILEATDAESGSGILSHESATYSFQESEYIYFGKSNHSDAPEDIRYIKMHGRKIYEFALVNVPKAMKECLENSGKSIKDLKKIFIHQANEKMDHAIIQRFYKLHGMTPPENVMPMTIHELGNSSVATVPTLFDLVQRGKIDNQKLEKGDVVMFASVGAGMNINAITYQI